Proteins encoded in a region of the Phocoena phocoena chromosome X, mPhoPho1.1, whole genome shotgun sequence genome:
- the ZFX gene encoding zinc finger X-chromosomal protein isoform X2 → MDEDGLELQPQEPNSYFDAAGADATHMDGDQIVVEVQETVFVSDVVDSDITVHNFVPDDPDSVVIQDVIEDVVIEDVQCPDIMEEADVSETVIIPEQVLDSDVTEEVSLAHCTVPDDVLASDITSASMSMPEHVLTSESIHVSDVGHVEHIVHDSVVEAEIVTDPLTADVVSEEVLVADCASEAVIDANGIPVDQQDDDKSNCEDYLMISLDDAGKIEHDGSSGMTMDAESEIDPCKVDGTCPEVIKVYIFKADPGEDDLGGTVDIVESEPENDHGVELLDQNSSIRVPREKMVYMTVNDSQQEDEDLSNNSDGIENRNGTASALLHIDESAGLGRLAKQKPKKRRRPDSRQYQTAIIIGPDGHPLTVYPCMICGKKFKSRGFLKRHMKNHPEHLTKKKYRCTDCDYTTNKKISLHNHLESHKLTSKAEKAIECDECGKHFSHAGALFTHKMVHKEKGANKMHKCKFCEYETAEQGLLNRHLLAVHSKNFPHICVECGKGFRHPSELKKHMRIHTGEKPYQCQYCEYRSADSSNLKTHVKTKHSKEMPFKCDICLLTFSDTKEVQQHALIHQESKTHQCLHCDHKSSNSSDLKRHIISVHTKDYPHKCDMCDKGFHRPSELKKHVAAHKGKKMHQCRHCDFKIADPFVLSRHILSVHTKDLPFRCKRCRKGFRQQNELKKHMKTHSGRKVYQCEYCEYSTTDASGFKRHVISIHTKDYPHRCEYCKKGFRRPSEKNQHIMRHHKEVGLP, encoded by the exons gagctgATGCTACACACATGGATGGTGATCAAATTGTTGTGGAAGTACAAGAAACTGTTTTTGTTTCAGATGTTGTGGATTCAGACATAACTGTGCATAACTTTGTTCCTGATGACCCAGACTCAGTTGTAATCCAAGATGTTATCGAGGACGTTGTTATAGAAGATGTTCAGTGTCCAGATATCATGGAAGAAGCAGATGTATCTGAAACGGTCATCATTCCTGAGCAAGTGCTGGACTCAGATGTAACCGAAGAAGTTTCTTTAGCACATTGCACAGTCCCAGATGATGTTTTAGCTTCTGATATTACTTCAGCCTCAATGTCTATGCCAGAACACGTCTTGACGAGTGAATCCATACATGTGTCTGATGTTGGACATGTTGAACACATTGTTCATGATAGTGTTGTAGAGGCAGAGATCGTCACTGATCCTCTGACAGCTGACGTAGTGTCAGAAGAAGTATTGGTAGCAGATTGTGCCTCTGAAGCAGTCATAGATGCCAATGGGATTCCTGTGGACCAGCAAGATGACGACAAAAGCAACTGTGAGGACTACCTTATGATTTCTT TGGATGATGCTGGCAAAATAGAACACGATGGTTCCTCTGGGATGACCATGGATGCAGAGTCGGAAATCGATCCTTGTAAAGTGGATGGCACTTGCCCTGAAGTCATCAAGGTGTACATTTTTAAAGCTGACCCTGGAGAGGATGACTTAG GTGGCACTGTAGACATTGTGGAGAGTGAGCCTGAGAATGATCATGGAGTTGAACTACTTGATCAAAATAGCAGTATTCGTGTGCCAAGGGAAAAGATGGTTTATATGACTGTCAACGACTCTCAGCAAGAAGATGAAGATTTAA GTAATAATTCTGATGGAATTGAAAACCGGAATGGCACTGCAAGTGCCCTCTTGCACATAGATGAGTCTGCTGGGCTTGGCAGACTGGctaaacaaaaaccaaagaaaaggagaagacctGATTCCAGGCAGTACCAAACAG cAATAATTATTGGCCCTGATGGACATCCCTTGACTGTCTATCCTTGCATGATTTGTGGGAAAAAGTTTAAGTCGAGAGGTTTTttgaaaaggcacatgaaaaaccATCCTGAACACCTTACCAAGAAGAAGTACCGCTGTACTGACTGTGATTACACTACCAACAAGAAGATAAGTTTACACAACCACCTGGAGAGCCACAAGCTGACCAGCAAGGCAGAGAAGGCCATCGAATGCGACGAATGTGGGAAGCATTTCTCTCACGCTGGGGCTTTGTTTACTCACAAAATGGTGCATAAGGAAAAAGGAGCCAACAAAATGCACAAGTGTAAATTCTGTGAATATGAGACAGCTGAACAAGGGTTGTTGAATCGTCACCTTTTGGCGGTCCACAGCAAGAACTTTCCTCATATATGTGTGGAGTGCGGTAAAGGTTTTCGTCACCCATCAGAGCTCAAAAAGCACATGCGAATCCATACTGGGGAGAAGCCGTACCAATGCCAGTACTGCGAATATAGGTCTGCAGACTCTTCTAACTTGAAAACGCATGTAAAAACTAAGCATAGTAAAGAGATGCCATTCAAGTGTGACATTTGTCTTCTGACTTTCTCAGATACCAAAGAGGTGCAGCAACATGCTCTTATCCACCAAGAAAGCAAAACACACCAGTGTTTGCATTGCGACCACAAGAGTTCGAACTCAAGCGATTTGAAACGACACATAATTTCAGTTCACACAAAGGACTACCCCCATAAGTGTGATATGTGTGATAAAGGCTTTCACAGGCCTTCAGAACTGAAGAAACATGTGGCTGCCCACAAGGGTAAAAAAATGCACCAGTGTAGACATTGTGACTTTAAGATTGCAGATCCATTCGTTCTAAGTCGCCATATTCTCTCAGTTCACACAAAAGATCTTCCGTTTAGGTGTAAGAGATGTAGAAAGGGATTCAGGCAACAGAATGAGCTTAAAAAGCATATGAAGACACACAGTGGTAGAAAAGTATATCAGTGTGAGTACTGTGAGTATAGCACTACAGATGCCTCAGGCTTTAAACGGCACGTTATCTCCATTCATACGAAAGACTATCC
- the ZFX gene encoding zinc finger X-chromosomal protein isoform X1, whose product MDEDGLELQPQEPNSYFDAAGADATHMDGDQIVVEVQETVFVSDVVDSDITVHNFVPDDPDSVVIQDVIEDVVIEDVQCPDIMEEADVSETVIIPEQVLDSDVTEEVSLAHCTVPDDVLASDITSASMSMPEHVLTSESIHVSDVGHVEHIVHDSVVEAEIVTDPLTADVVSEEVLVADCASEAVIDANGIPVDQQDDDKSNCEDYLMISLDDAGKIEHDGSSGMTMDAESEIDPCKVDGTCPEVIKVYIFKADPGEDDLGGTVDIVESEPENDHGVELLDQNSSIRVPREKMVYMTVNDSQQEDEDLNVAEIADEVYMEVIVGEEDAAAAAAAAAAHEQQIDDNEIKTFMPIAWAAAYGNNSDGIENRNGTASALLHIDESAGLGRLAKQKPKKRRRPDSRQYQTAIIIGPDGHPLTVYPCMICGKKFKSRGFLKRHMKNHPEHLTKKKYRCTDCDYTTNKKISLHNHLESHKLTSKAEKAIECDECGKHFSHAGALFTHKMVHKEKGANKMHKCKFCEYETAEQGLLNRHLLAVHSKNFPHICVECGKGFRHPSELKKHMRIHTGEKPYQCQYCEYRSADSSNLKTHVKTKHSKEMPFKCDICLLTFSDTKEVQQHALIHQESKTHQCLHCDHKSSNSSDLKRHIISVHTKDYPHKCDMCDKGFHRPSELKKHVAAHKGKKMHQCRHCDFKIADPFVLSRHILSVHTKDLPFRCKRCRKGFRQQNELKKHMKTHSGRKVYQCEYCEYSTTDASGFKRHVISIHTKDYPHRCEYCKKGFRRPSEKNQHIMRHHKEVGLP is encoded by the exons gagctgATGCTACACACATGGATGGTGATCAAATTGTTGTGGAAGTACAAGAAACTGTTTTTGTTTCAGATGTTGTGGATTCAGACATAACTGTGCATAACTTTGTTCCTGATGACCCAGACTCAGTTGTAATCCAAGATGTTATCGAGGACGTTGTTATAGAAGATGTTCAGTGTCCAGATATCATGGAAGAAGCAGATGTATCTGAAACGGTCATCATTCCTGAGCAAGTGCTGGACTCAGATGTAACCGAAGAAGTTTCTTTAGCACATTGCACAGTCCCAGATGATGTTTTAGCTTCTGATATTACTTCAGCCTCAATGTCTATGCCAGAACACGTCTTGACGAGTGAATCCATACATGTGTCTGATGTTGGACATGTTGAACACATTGTTCATGATAGTGTTGTAGAGGCAGAGATCGTCACTGATCCTCTGACAGCTGACGTAGTGTCAGAAGAAGTATTGGTAGCAGATTGTGCCTCTGAAGCAGTCATAGATGCCAATGGGATTCCTGTGGACCAGCAAGATGACGACAAAAGCAACTGTGAGGACTACCTTATGATTTCTT TGGATGATGCTGGCAAAATAGAACACGATGGTTCCTCTGGGATGACCATGGATGCAGAGTCGGAAATCGATCCTTGTAAAGTGGATGGCACTTGCCCTGAAGTCATCAAGGTGTACATTTTTAAAGCTGACCCTGGAGAGGATGACTTAG GTGGCACTGTAGACATTGTGGAGAGTGAGCCTGAGAATGATCATGGAGTTGAACTACTTGATCAAAATAGCAGTATTCGTGTGCCAAGGGAAAAGATGGTTTATATGACTGTCAACGACTCTCAGCAAGAAGATGAAGATTTAA ATGTTGCAGAAATTGCAGACGAAGTTTATATGGAAGTGATTGTAGGAGAGGAGGATGCTGCTGCCGCAGCGGCAGCCGCTGCTGCACATGAACAGCAAATCGATGACAATGAAATCAAGACTTTCATGCCGATAGCGTGGGCGGCAGCTTACG GTAATAATTCTGATGGAATTGAAAACCGGAATGGCACTGCAAGTGCCCTCTTGCACATAGATGAGTCTGCTGGGCTTGGCAGACTGGctaaacaaaaaccaaagaaaaggagaagacctGATTCCAGGCAGTACCAAACAG cAATAATTATTGGCCCTGATGGACATCCCTTGACTGTCTATCCTTGCATGATTTGTGGGAAAAAGTTTAAGTCGAGAGGTTTTttgaaaaggcacatgaaaaaccATCCTGAACACCTTACCAAGAAGAAGTACCGCTGTACTGACTGTGATTACACTACCAACAAGAAGATAAGTTTACACAACCACCTGGAGAGCCACAAGCTGACCAGCAAGGCAGAGAAGGCCATCGAATGCGACGAATGTGGGAAGCATTTCTCTCACGCTGGGGCTTTGTTTACTCACAAAATGGTGCATAAGGAAAAAGGAGCCAACAAAATGCACAAGTGTAAATTCTGTGAATATGAGACAGCTGAACAAGGGTTGTTGAATCGTCACCTTTTGGCGGTCCACAGCAAGAACTTTCCTCATATATGTGTGGAGTGCGGTAAAGGTTTTCGTCACCCATCAGAGCTCAAAAAGCACATGCGAATCCATACTGGGGAGAAGCCGTACCAATGCCAGTACTGCGAATATAGGTCTGCAGACTCTTCTAACTTGAAAACGCATGTAAAAACTAAGCATAGTAAAGAGATGCCATTCAAGTGTGACATTTGTCTTCTGACTTTCTCAGATACCAAAGAGGTGCAGCAACATGCTCTTATCCACCAAGAAAGCAAAACACACCAGTGTTTGCATTGCGACCACAAGAGTTCGAACTCAAGCGATTTGAAACGACACATAATTTCAGTTCACACAAAGGACTACCCCCATAAGTGTGATATGTGTGATAAAGGCTTTCACAGGCCTTCAGAACTGAAGAAACATGTGGCTGCCCACAAGGGTAAAAAAATGCACCAGTGTAGACATTGTGACTTTAAGATTGCAGATCCATTCGTTCTAAGTCGCCATATTCTCTCAGTTCACACAAAAGATCTTCCGTTTAGGTGTAAGAGATGTAGAAAGGGATTCAGGCAACAGAATGAGCTTAAAAAGCATATGAAGACACACAGTGGTAGAAAAGTATATCAGTGTGAGTACTGTGAGTATAGCACTACAGATGCCTCAGGCTTTAAACGGCACGTTATCTCCATTCATACGAAAGACTATCC